The candidate division WOR-3 bacterium genome contains the following window.
CAACAACAGGTTTTCCTTTAACCACAGGAATAAGCCTTCTTGCTTTTTTGGCTGATACTGGAACATTTCTCTGCACAGTTTTAGCTTCCATCTCTTCTTACAACTCCCTCTTTCTGTCCGCCATGTTTTATAAATTTCCGAGTGGGAGCAAACTCTCCCAATTTATGTCCTATCATTTCCGGTCTAATATAAACCGAAATAAAATCCTTTCCATTATGTATCCCAATTGTATGCCCTACAAATTCTTTCGTAATTGTAGAATTGCGGCTATAAGTCTTAATCTGAGGATCCCCCTCTTTCCAATTTTTTATTTTTTTCAACAATTTCTCATCCACGTATTTTCCTTTAGACATATTTAAATTTTCCTCTTAGATTTTCTTCTCTTAATTATAAATTTTGAAGAAATCTTCTTAGGATCTCTCGTCCTATAACCTTTCGCTGGAACTCCTGTGGCAGAAACGGGATGTCTACCTCCTGATGTCTTTCCCTCTCCACCCCCAAGAGGATGATCAATAGGATTCATTGCGACTCCTCGAGTTCTCGGCCTCCATCCTCTCCATCTACTTCTTCCTGCCTTACCATCTGATATTGTATCAAAAGAAACATTTCCCACCCTCCCAATTGTTGCACTACAGGAAGAAAGTATCAATCTAACTTCCCCAGAAGGCAATCTAATATGAGCATATTTACCTTCCTTTGCAAGTATCTGAGCAGCAGTTCCTGCTCCTCTTACAAGAGTTCCACCTTCCCCAGGTTCAAGCTCAATATTATGAATAAAAGTCCCAGCAGGAATCTCTGAAAGGGGGAGAGAATTTCCTATCACTAAAGGAGAACCAGGCCCTGATTGAATAACATCTCCAACTTTTATCCCCTCTGGAGCAATAATATATCTTTTCTCTCCATCCTCATATGTAACAAGAGCAATCCGAGCATTTCTATTAGGATCATATTCAATAGCTGTTATCTTTCCTTTTATCCCGAACTTATCTCTCTTAAAATCTATTATTCTATACTTCCGCCTTGCTCCCCCACCTCTATGCTTAGCAGTAATTCTACCTTCTGAATTTCTACCTCCCTTTTTATGCAAGCTTTTTGTTAATCTCTTTTCACTTTCCTTCTTTGTAATATCAGAAAAGTCTTGAGGTATATAAAATCTGCTACTTGGAGTTACAGGACGAGTTTTCTGTTCTACCATAATTACGCTCCTTCAAATAAAGGAATAGATTCCCCTTCCCTTAGGGAAACGATAGCCTTTTTCCAATCTTTTTTCTTTCCCAAGGATCTTCCAAAACCCCTCCGTTTACCCTTAACAATCACAGTATTCACC
Protein-coding sequences here:
- the rpsS gene encoding 30S ribosomal protein S19, whose protein sequence is MSKGKYVDEKLLKKIKNWKEGDPQIKTYSRNSTITKEFVGHTIGIHNGKDFISVYIRPEMIGHKLGEFAPTRKFIKHGGQKEGVVRRDGS
- the rplB gene encoding 50S ribosomal protein L2, with the protein product MVEQKTRPVTPSSRFYIPQDFSDITKKESEKRLTKSLHKKGGRNSEGRITAKHRGGGARRKYRIIDFKRDKFGIKGKITAIEYDPNRNARIALVTYEDGEKRYIIAPEGIKVGDVIQSGPGSPLVIGNSLPLSEIPAGTFIHNIELEPGEGGTLVRGAGTAAQILAKEGKYAHIRLPSGEVRLILSSCSATIGRVGNVSFDTISDGKAGRSRWRGWRPRTRGVAMNPIDHPLGGGEGKTSGGRHPVSATGVPAKGYRTRDPKKISSKFIIKRRKSKRKI